A stretch of the Nothobranchius furzeri strain GRZ-AD chromosome 5, NfurGRZ-RIMD1, whole genome shotgun sequence genome encodes the following:
- the LOC107373244 gene encoding uncharacterized protein isoform X2: MDTLAPSALGDVPTDIQTTSVGHRKKPAVLKPRPVKQRFLETSSPKPLVQRQVSHPVTASNVPRVVAKVVETTTPPPPSQWTPVRPDGMRNHSGESEHASDSPKKGVVLGEIGTPVAVTECSIPQFSPDNVVAMDTLAPSAGSDGPTDIQTTSVRHFKKAARRVQQEVAFPPCINPLADVESVHFRKEVLDCDQLPLPHHQEASGCPGSVSGSGAAHAVMPPSGQKGDCHHVHASPRGQSTNTPSCMRSQILLSSLVPETTVQEPSSSSVVNNFDEDDTILHKDDTRLDSILGSFHQGDRRFKYGGVQCAAITVVALTKHKQKSVFSWDFAVLDNVVELGNELYTDLRDNKKIRGGHEFLSVPDLPKEIDIEEQRFKLVYGDFVSGDVDVVEGELIDAGVYTPLLDGLQKMCTQHETCIMTLSGNTCAIICDNGRYAVVDSHARSADGMVDPTGQSVVVYFANLDNVFQHFQRFASKLVGSQKSFEITGVDIVQMDTFKNVSEQTSAVPTKAKGEKRKRSSTSTACKRTKIDDVKDMDSVVFVSDVATKVLQFDPISSDVSEVLCKRLNVEYEKCDYACCGVGELGVPCVNEEIVGDGNCFFRAVSRAVTGTQKHHRKFRLAVVNQLKRNPQTYQSILRSEYSSVPHYLNSSRMQYVGNWATEVEIQAAADYFGINIFTYCNDKWLEYSSYSSISNQGVYLQNCNGNHYETVVCVKQPNMETCYGYCKTVDDDSGKYNTRQAATEPLKDRLETIKPVSASIEAHDARVFDHANAFTPLSADVCKTLCNMLKIDYDKHTSQDSTPCGTLGNVCKTEDIVEDGNSFFRAVAHSISGSQKGHRKVRLSVVSYMLKNTEQCQQFLGKHASVSQYIENSQMKYVGHCATEVEFRAAANMLGVHIFINNGTEWIKYSPKSSNFIIEGLYLSNYNNIFKPIICTKQGDKETCLGFCRVESLSDTVNRCRRSTKKQLNADPNIKSIKMNKVLSKYKKQKRYFTKAFLYRNDNTFNEKVKTQYQQLYKTSFEYRMTKINSSKFKYKFVSAHKQKVKQMSSYNYRHKLSYRENVKQRSIHEYHHNLLYQERLKQRSIHEYHHNLPHQERVKRRSIHEYHHNLSHQQKVRELSRRQYLKVEHKTRLIESTKHKRELIKLKSQHFDFVTEQFLEKVKDGPDFVCCVCSRLLFKHQVLNCRKEYYKKTKEMSLIADKCISEDYVHRCTSACKSPCEFFNTSRNSLYICYTCHYKINKCQIPPQSSINKLTVDPIPPQLARLNTLEQHLIALNIPFMKMLALPKGGQNGIHGPVTCVPANIVETCSLLPRTNMEGSLLPVKLKRKLTYKGHYDYQYVDAVHVQEALQYLKHHNLHYKDVQFNEAWINEFSRVDDHSVSEKDSVADKDEGACIEEDEDELLHDRQQHCMFQDTCLMPVDIGQEALDQYVDNVLNVAPGEGNNPVKLLSDITNEAKCFPVLFPSGSKTYHESRQYNLTLNRYFNTRLLHADGRFAHNVEYIFFAQYMSELEQVVSKVSIALRKGKSGESHDLRNLVKDQDSLNKLLEFDDGYRFLKPIRGTPAFWQTAQRDLLACVRMLGKPTWFASFSSADMRWTNLLYSILRQEGRTQTVEQLEWADKCELLRRNPVTAARMFDFRWHVFLREVLMSPANPIGKIVDYYYRVEFQQRGSPHCHCLFWVSGAPVLDKNTDEEVTAFIDKYVTCELPPEEDSLSEVVSSVQQHSKRHSKTCKKKNTVCRFNFPRPASTRTFISRGEKYQDAAKTCKCDKTDSTVQCPCLCQDKSRKQEMDKDVASAILTKVKTAISSDDCPYTSVEDLFRGLGISQELFETAYKRFCRNTHVVLKRQVDEIWINQYSRLLLKAWNANIDIQYCVDAYACCVYIVSYMSKSEREIGLLLANSQREAAKDNVSAKEALKTLGNVYLHNRDVCAQEAVYRLTNMHLKECSRKVVFVPTGDNVVKMSLPIAVLRQKAMSQDLSTDDMWMCGIADRYKNRPNDDTFNDMCLATFASEYRVLSKNEKCKNPVQLSSDFGFVAKRTRTKPAVVRYARFSETREPEKFYQSMLQLFLPHRFDTELKPSTCETFEEFYRTGFIRFVDGANRSVKSVVDLNRGKYEMESDRLEAVDNIVGDAMLENAWCELCPELEVERLECVEILKESSQTVNDDPEIIPDLAPSSKDIGRLEKRNVMSRTEGLALIRSLNEKQFSVFNQIRQWCIDKVNGVNPEPLHIFVTGGAGTGKSHLIRAIEYEVKRLLSPTCKHPDNTCVLLTAPTGIAAYNLEATTIHSTFSIGKDVRLPYTPLGEEKLNSLRSRFCDLQLLIIDEISMVDHNLLSYVHGRLRQIKQTGNFSPYGNVSVVAVGDFFQLPPVKGKPLYSDGVGSSIWTDLFKVVELTEIVRQKDAVFSQLLNRIRTHSKGQPLLPEDLKILKTCETGEVSSALHIFATNKQVNEHNIIQLCQTCPDYISFKAKDYVNDKKTGKLKLLEGNHARASNTNLAEELLLGKGARVMLCKNVDVADGLVNGVCGIVTEIIMQENDTFPKKVYVQFDDHRVGLQRRKTSQSLSSNLAGSTPIEPEEEKATVKGGLRRQFPLKLAWACTVHKVQGLTVNTAVVSLSKIFAPGQAYVALSRVTTLSGLTIQKFDAKRIYCKDDITVAVSRMAPLLSGHTQWDRFNTSVFTFFLMNVQSLNRHVKDLAFCTRHLQPSCIAVTETWLTTACSDTVKIDGYSFYNCPRHLSYTSNQAALAALQDQQRGGVGIYTAQGVAFELLKLQDVNLECLTYKFVSLNLLMAVIYRPPLYPLSVFQANLVKLLDWLEPQSENVLLMGDFNDDILKSSVVLKIVTDRGYAQIVTDPTTERGTLIDHVYIKSKVYEMEAVVMPTYFSDHQGIFCGFKQL; this comes from the exons atggaCACGCTAGCTCCATCGGCTCTTGGTGATGTCCCCACAGACATCCAG ACTACGTCTGTGGGACATCGCAAGAAGCCTGCTGTCTTGAAGCCCAGGCCAGTAAAGCAGCGG TTCTTGGAGACATCCTCACCAAAGCCACTGGTGCAGCGCCAGGTGTCTCATCCAGTTACGGCAAGTAATGTGCCACGCGTTGTTGCGAAGGTTGTGGAAACCACTACACCTCCACCCCCTTCCCAATGGACACCCGTGAGACCTGATGGGATG AGGAACCATTCAGGGGAGTCTGAACACGCTTCTGATTCCCCCAAGAAAGGAGTGGTTCTTGGTGAA ATTGGCACTCCAGTGGCTGTGACGGAGTGTTCCATCCCACAGTTCTCACCTGACAATGTGGTTGCCATGGACACACTTGCTCCATCGGCTGGTTCAGATGGTCCCACAGACATACAG aCTACGTCTGTGCGACATTTTAAGAAAGCAGCTAGGCGTGTCCAGCAGGAG GTTGCATTCCCACCTTGCATAAATCCTCTTGCAGACGTGGAGTCTGTTCATTTTAGGAAGGAG GTGTTGGACTGTGACCAGCTGCCTTTACCCCACCATCAGGAGGCATCTGGTTGTCCTGGGTCTGTCTCTGGGTCTGGTGCTGCTCATGCTGTGATGCCTCCTTCTGGCCAGAAGGGTGATTGCCATCACGTGCATGCATCACCCAGAGGTCAGTCCACTAACACCCCTTCTTGCATGCGTTCACAGATTTTGCTTTCATCTCTAGTTCCAGAGACAACTGTTCAGGAACCTTCAAGCAGTTCTGTTGTAAATaattttgatgaagatgatacaaTCTTACACAAGGATGATACACGTTTAGACTCTATCCTAGGATCATTTCACCAGGGCGATAGGCGTTTTAAATATGGGGGAGTTCAGTGTGCAGCTATTACTGTTGTTGCTTTAACAAAGCACAAACAGAAGAGTGTTTTTTCTTGGGACTTTGCCGTGTTGGATAACGTTGTTGAGTTAGGAAATGAGCTGTACACAGATTTGCGCGACAACAAAAAGATTAGAGGTGGACATGAGTTTCTCTCTGTTCCAGACTTGCCAAAGGAAATTGACATAGAAGAACAGCGTTTTAAGCTTGTTTACGGGGATTTTGTTTCAGGAGATGTAGATGTAGTTGAAGGCGAGTTAATAGATGCTGGTGTGTACACTCCTCTCCTGGATGGATTGCAGAAGATGTGCACACAGCATGAAACTTGCATTATGACATTAAGTGGCAATACTTGCGCTATCATTTGTGATAATGGACGTTATGCTGTAGTAGATTCCCATGCACGCTCTGCAGACGGCATGGTAGACCCGACAGGACAGAGTGTAGTTGTGTACTTTGCAAACCTTGATaatgtttttcaacattttcagagGTTTGCTAGTAAACTAGTGGGATCTCAGAAGTCATTTGAGATCACTGGAGTGGATATTGTTCAGATGgacacatttaaaaatgtatcTGAACAAACAAGCGCAGTTCCCACGAAGGCCAAAGGGGAGAAGCGCAAAAGGTCATCCACATCCACAGCATGCAAAAGGACGAAGATTGATGATGTTAAGGATATggactctgttgtttttgttagtgATGTTGCGACAAAGGTTTTGCAGTTTGATCCCATCTCTAGTGATGTGTCAGAGGTTCTGTGTAAACGGTTGAATGTGGAGTATGAAAAGTGTGATTATGCTTGTTGTGGTGTTGGTGAGTTGGGTGTACCATGTGTGAATGAGGAAATAGTGGGTGATGGAAACTGTTTTTTcagggcagtaagtcgagctgttACTGGCACCCAGAAACATCATAGAAAATTTCGGCTCGCTGTGGTAAACCAGTTAAAAAGGAATCCTCAAACATATCAAAGTATTTTAAGAAGTGAGTATTCCTCGGTTCCACACTATCTTAACTCGTCTAGGATGCAATATGTAGGAAACTGGGCAACTGAGGTAGAAATTCAAGCTGCCGCTGATTATTTTGGCATTAACATTTTCACTTACTGTAATGATAAATGGCTTGAATACAGCTCCTACAGCAGCATATCTAATCAAGGTGTTTATTTACAAAATTGTAATGGTAACCATTATGAGACCGTCGTTTGTGTTAAACAGCCTAACATGGAAACATGTTATGGGTATTGCAAGACTGTAGATGATGATTCTGGAAAATATAACACTCGACAAGCTGCAACTGAACCTTTAAAGGATCGGTTAGAGACCATAAAACCTGTGTCTGCTTCTATAGAAGCACATGATGCCCGTGTCTTTGATCATGCCAATGCTTTTACTCCTCTGTCTGCAGATGTTTGTAAAACTCTTTGTAACATGTTGAAAATAGATTATGACAAACACACATCCCAAGACTCTACACCATGTGGGACTTTAGGAAATGTGTGTAAGACAGAGGATATTGTAGAAGATGGTAATAGTTTTTTCAGAGCTGTAGCTCATTCAATTAGTGGGTCACAGAAAGGCCATCGTAAGGTCCGACTTTCTGTTGTTTCATACATGTTAAAAAATACTGAACAGTGTCAACAGTTCCTGGGAAAACATGCTTCTGTGTCACAATATATTGAAAACTCCCAGATGAAGTATGTAGGTCACTGTGCTACAGAAGTAgaatttagggctgcagctaataTGTTAGGCGTGCACATATTTATTAATAATGGCACTGAGTGGATCAAATATAGCCCTAAATCCAGTAATTTCATCATTGAGGGACTTTATTTGTCAAACTATAATAATATTTTTAAACCTATTATTTGCACTAAGCAGGGTGACAAAGAAACATGTTTGGGTTTTTGTAGAGTTGAGTCTTTGTCAGACACTGTAAACAGGTGCAGAAGATCAACAAAAAAGCAGTTAAATGCTGACCCAAACATTAAAAGTATCAAAATGAATAAAGTTTTgtctaaatataaaaaacaaaaaaggtatTTCACAAAAGCCTTTCTATATAGAAATGACAATACATTTAATGAAAAAGTTAAAACTCAGTACCAACAATTATATAAGACAAGTTTTGAATACAGGATGACAAAAATCAACTCCAGcaaatttaaatacaaatttgtttctgcacataaacAGAAAGTTAAACAGATGAGTTCATATAACTATCGTCATAAATTGTCTTACAGAGAAAACGTTAAACAGAGGAGTATTCATGAATACCACCATAATTTGCTTTATCAAGAAAGACTTAAACAGAGGAGTATTCATGAATACCACCATAATTTGCCTCATCAAGAAAGAGTTAAACGGAGGAGTATTCATGAATACCACCATAATTTATCTCATCAACAAAAAGTAAGAGAGTTGAGTAGAAGGCAGTATCTTAAAGTTGAACATAAAACCCGATTAATAGAAAGTACAAAGCACAAACGAGAGCTGATTAAATTAaagtcacaacactttgattttgtCACTGAGCAATTTTTGGAGAAGGTAAAAGATGGACCTGattttgtgtgttgtgtgtgctctCGATTGTTATTTAAACATCAGGTCTTAAATTGTCGCAAAGAGTATTATAAAAAAACCAAAGAAATGTCACTTATAGCAGATAAATGTATAAGTGAAGATTATGTGCATAGATGCACCAGTGCCTGCAAGTCACCATGTGAGTTTTTCAATACATCTAGAAATTCATTGTATATCTGTTACACCTGCCATTATAAAATTAACAAATGTCAAATACCTCCACAGAGTTCAATCAACAAACTGACTGTTGATCCCATCCCACCTCAGTTGGCACGATTAAATACATTAGAGCAACATTTGATAGCTTTAAATATACCATTTATGAAAATGTTGGCTCTGCCTAAAGGTGGTCAGAATGGAATTCATGGTCCTGTAACTTGTGTACCAGCAAATATAGTTGAAACGTGCAGTTTGTTACCACGCACCAACATGGAGGGGTCTTTATTACCTGTAAAGTTAAAACGTAAATTAACATATAAAGGCCATTATGATTATCAGTATGTTGACGCAGTGCATGTCCAGGAAGCTCTTCAGTATTTAAAACATCATAATTTACATTACAAAGATGTACAGTTCAATGAAGCGTGGATTAATGAATTTTCTCGTGTGGATGACCATTCTGTATCGGAAAAGGATAGTGTTGCTGATAAAGATGAGGGTGCGTGCATAGAAGAGGATGAAGACGAACTGCTGCATGATCGACAGCAACACTGTATGTTTCAGGACACCTGTCTCATGCCAGTGGATATAGGACAAGAAGCATTAGATCAGTATGTTGACAACGTGTTAAATGTAGCTCCTGGTGAAGGTAATAATCCGGTGAAATTGCTATCTGATATTACAAATGAGGCAAAATGTTTCCCTGTATTATTTCCTTCAGGATCAAAAACATACCACGAAAGCCGGCAATATAATTTGACATTGAATCGTTATTTTAACACTAGACTTCTTCACGCTGATGGGCGATTTGCTCATAATGTCGAATATATCTTTTTTGCGCAGTACATGTCTGAACTGGAGCAGGTTGTGTCTAAAGTTTCTATAGCTCTGCGTAAAGGTAAAAGTGGTGAATCCCATGACTTGCGTAATTTGGTAAAGGATCAGGATTCCTTAAATAAGCTGTTGGAGTTTGATGATGGGTATCGTTTCCTCAAACCCATTCGGGGCACACCTGCATTTTGGCAGACTGCACAACGCGACCTGCTGGCATGTGTTAGAATGCTGGGCAAACCTACATGGTTTGCATCATTTTCGTCAGCAGATATGAGATGGACTAATCTCCTGTACAGTATTTTGAGACAGGAAGGCAGAACACAGACAGTGGAACAGCTGGAGTGGGCTGATAAATGTGAACTGCTGCGTAGAAATCCTGTCACTGCTGCTCGAATGTTTGATTTTCGATGGCACGTCTTCTTAAGAGAAGTTCTTATGTCTCCTGCCAATCCCATCGGTAAGATTGTAGATTACTATTATCGTGTTGAGTTCCAGCAGCGTGGttctccacattgtcattgtctgttTTGGGTTTCTGGTGCTCCAGTTTTAGACAAGAACACAGATGAGGAGGTCACTGCATTCATTGACAAATATGTGACATGTGAACTCCCTCCTGAAGAAGATTCACTGTCTGAAGTAGTCTCATCTGTGCAGCAACATTCAAAACGACATTCAAAgacttgtaaaaagaaaaatactgtTTGTCGTTTTAATTTTCCACGACCTGCATCTACTAGAACTTTTATTAGCCGTGGTGAAAAGTATCAAGATGCAGCAAAGACTTGTAAATGCGATAAAACCGATTCTACTGTGCAGTGTCCCTGTTTGTGTCAAGATAAATCACGTAAACAAGAAATGGACAAAGATGTAGCTAGTGCCATTTTAACTAAAGTAAAGACTGCAATTTCTAGTGACGACTGTCCATATACCAGTGTGGAAGATCTGTTTAGAGGCCTGGGGATTAGCCAGGAATTATTTGAAACGGCTTATAAACGATTTTGTAGAAATACACATGTTGTTTTGAAGAGGCAAGTTGATGAGATATGGATTAATCAGTATAGCAGGTTGCTGTTAAAAGCTTGGAATGCTAATATTGATATCCAATATTGTGTAGATGCTTATGCGTGTTGTGTTTATATAGTATCTTATATGTCCAAAAGCGAGCGGGAAATTGGCCTTCTGCTTGCTAATTCTCAAAGAGAAGCAGCTAAAGATAATGTTAGTGCTAAAGAGGCTTTGAAGACACTCGGAAATGTTTATCTTCATAACCGAGATGTTTGTGCACAGGAAGCTGTGTACAGACTAACCAACATGCATCTAAAAGAGTGTTCTAGAAAAGTAGTTTTTGTTCCCACTGGTGATAATGTAGTGAAAATGAGTCTACCCATTGCTGTTTTGAGACAAAAGGCAATGTCACAGGATCTCAGTACCGACGACATGTGGATGTGCGGCATAGCTGACCGTTATAAGAACAGACCTAATGATGATACATTTAATGACATGTGCCTTGCGACGTTTGCTTCAGAATATCGTGTTTTGAGTAAAAACGAGAAATGTAAAAACCCCGTACAGTTGAGTAGTGATTTCGGATTTGTCGCAAAAAGAACTCGGACTAAGCCAGCCGTTGTTCGTTACGCCCGTTTTTCTGAAACCAGAGAACCAGAGAAGTTTTATCAAAGCATGTTGCAGTTGTTTCTGCCACATCGCTTTGATACTGAACTTAAGCCTTCAACCTGTGAAACATTTGAGGAGTTTTACCGAACCGGTTTTATTAGATTTGTTGATGGAGCAAACCGTTCTGTAAAGTCTGTTGTAGATTTAAATCGGGGTAAATATGAAATGGAATCTGATCGTTTGGAGGCTGTGGACAATATTGTTGGTGATGCAATGTTAGAGAATGCTTGGTGTGAGTTGTGTCCAGAGTTGGAGGTTGAGCGTTTGGAATGTGTGGAAATATTAAAAGAGAGCTCACAAACGGTAAACGATGACCCAGAAATCATCCCAGATTTAGCTCCGTCATCTAAAGACATTGGACGATTAGAGAAGAGAAACGTCATGAGTAGAACTGAAGGCCTGGCATTAATTAGATCTTTGAATGAgaaacagttttctgtttttaatcagatccgGCAGTGGTGTATAGATAAAGTTAATGGCGTTAATCCTGAACCACTGCATATTTTTGTTACTGGCGGTGCGGGCACAGGGAAAAGTCACTTGATTCGCGCGATAGAGTATGAAGTTAAAAGATTACTCTCACCTACTTGTAAACATCCCGACAACACGTGTGTGCTCTTAACAGCTCCCACAGGTATAGCAGCATATAATTTGGAGGCCACAACAATCCACTCAACATTTTCTATAGGAAAGGATGTACGCTTACCGTACACTCCTTTGGGTGAAGAGAAGCTCAATTCTTTGCGTTCTCGATTTTGCGATCTCCAGCTTCTCATTATAGATGAAATATCAATGGTAGATCACAACCTCTTATCCTATGTCCATGGTAGATTGCGGCAGATTAAACAAACGGGGAACTTTTCACCTTATGGAAACGTCAGTGTTGTGGCTGTTGGAGATTTTTTCCAGCTACCTCCTGTTAAAGGGAAACCACTCTATTCTGATGGTGTAGGTAGCAGCATATGGACTGATCTATTTAAGGTTGTTGAATTAACAGAGATAGTTAGACAAAAAGATGCAGTGTTTTCCCAGCTGTTAAATAGGATTAGGACTCATTCCAAAGGTCAACCGCTGTTACCTGAGGATTTAAAGATTCTAAAAACTTGTGAAACAGGTGAGGTGAGCTCAGCCTTGCACATATTTGCGACGAATAAACAAGTAAATGAGCACAATATTATTCAATTATGTCAGACTTGTCCTGATTATATATCATTTAAAGCCAAAGATTATGTTAATGATAAAAAAACTGGCAAACTGAAGTTGTTGGAAGGTAATCATGCTAGAGCTTCGAACACAAATTTGGCTGAAGAGTTGTTGTTGGGTAAGGGTGCGCGTGTGATGTTGTGCAAAAATGTGGATGTTGCCGATGGTTTGGTAAACGGGGTCTGTGGTATTGTGACGGAGATTATAATGCAGGAAAATGACACCTTTCCTAAAAAGGTTTATGTTCAATTTGATGACCATCGTGTAGGCTTGCAGAGGAGGAAAACCTCCCAGTCTTTGTCATCAAATTTAGCTGGTTCCACACCTATTGAACCAGAAGAGGAAAAAGCCACTGTTAAAGGTGGATTACGACGTCAATTTCCTCTCAAACTGGCATGGGCATGTACTGTCCACAAAGTACAGGGCTTGACTGTTAACACAGCTGTGGTCAGTCTCAGTAAAATATTTGCGCCTGGCCAAGCGTATGTTGCCCTTAGTCGTGTCACGACTCTTTCTGGGCTCACGATTCAGAAGTTTGATGCAAAAAGAATCTACTGTAAAGATGACATCACGGTTGCTGTCAGTAGGATGGCGCCACTTCTGAGTGGACATACACAGTGGGACAGATTTAACACATCTGTCTTTACTTTCTTTTTAATGAATGTCCAAAGTTTGAATAGACATGTTAAAGACTTGGCTTTCTGCACACGGCATTTGCAACCAAGTTGTATTGCTGTCACAGAAACATGGCTGACTACAGCCTGTTCAGATACGGTAAAGATTGATGGGTACAGTTTTTACAACTGTCCACGACATTTATCGTATACTAGTAATCAAGCGGCATTGGCGGCGTTGCAAGACCAACAACGTGGTGGTGTTGGCATCTATACTGCACAAGGAGTGGCCTTTGAACTTTTAAAGCTTCAAGACGTGAACTTGGAGTGTTTAACTTACAAATTTGTTAGTTTAAACCTACTAATGGCTGTAATTTATCGGCCCCCTTTGTATCCTCTATCTGTATTCCAAGCAAATTTAGTAAAGTTGCTTGATTGGTTGGAGCCTCAAAGTGAGAACGTATTGCTGATGGGGGATTTTAATGATGACATTTTAAAGTCATCTGTGGTGTTGAAAATTGTGACTGACAGAGGCTATGCCCAAATAGTCACAGATCCAACCACAGAAAGGGGCACTTTAATAGATCACGTTTATATAAAATCAAAGGTTTATGAAATGGAGGCAGTTGTTATGCCAACATATTTTAGTGACCATCAGGGAATTTTTTGTGGATTTAAACAGTTGTAG